Proteins encoded together in one Plasmodium cynomolgi strain B DNA, chromosome 9, whole genome shotgun sequence window:
- a CDS encoding U5 snRNP-associated 102 kDa protein (putative): protein MNGVNKLSLNDVGEARGTVLSVKLDELIDSVEGQTVIDPKGYLTNLNAKSLVNDADIADINKARSLLKSVISTNPKHGPGWIAAARVEELAQRKDKAKEIITKGCIECSKNEDIWLEAVRLEDKLSEVKVILTKAIKEIPTSVKLWLEAYRKESNIDDKRKVLRKAIECIPNSVRLWKEAISLESEKNAYILLKRAVECIPQCIEMWIALARLCPYSEAQKVLNEARKKIPTSAEIWINASKLEEKQGNNKMVDIIIKRCIENLSSKNVVFERDKWLKFAEESEKSEFPLTCESIIRNTMNIGVESLNKKRIYKQDAENCIKNKSIHTARAIYNEALKIFKTKKSLWLALANLELAYGNKQSVEEVLQRAVKNCPHSSVLWLMFAKQKWLNNEIDKAREILAESFMHNQNTEVISLAAIKLERENNEFDRARFLLKKSRVQCNTPKIWMQSIQLERLLRNYKDAKGLAQEALQMHKRFDKLYMIAGQIELEMMRAEVDCLGGGEVTGGAILENGVDTASCAPTIFSSNHSRSGSNARSVPNGAPDKDHPQEGEKQKQMQKQLQKQEQPHSGNACNPSDHYTNAQKIYDEGLKNCPASINLWLCAIDLQIEKKNYTSARALVEKAKIKIKNIHAANSNNHVLKNKEIIESNEFAFEDELNRNGDEDTKSGTNGNNLANSKNDLSKNAAINASIRVIENYDLLWIKLIEIESHCNSNNVTPVISEALKECPSSGILWSKAIEFENKNLQNSKSVTAFNNCGNNAYVILTVAKLFWQHFKTQKARKWFYRVISLNPHFGDGWATFLAFEIDQQNEVNQKDIINKCIKAEPNRGYMWNKITKRVENWRLKYPQKLYKYIKELFPEVLKKKIPEQIWKIMSDENVGLPVSPSTPKVETVEVVEGLETVEATGEAKVGETNQTDHTAEDKTDSAQKGKAKGTEKKTNKRKGTNEENEEPEKANRRKKKK from the exons ATGAACGGAGTAAACAAACTTTCTCTAAATGATGTTGGAGAGGCGAGAGGTACAGTGTTGTCTGTTAAGTTGGATGAACTGATCGACAGTGTGGAAGGACAGACGGTTATCGACCCGAAGGGGTACCTAACTAatttaaatgcaaaaagttTAGTGAACGACGCAGATATAGCCGATATTAACAAAGCGAGGTCGTTACTCAAATCAGTGATCAGTACCAACCCGAAACATGGCCCAGGATGGATTGCAGCTGCTAGAGTAGAAGAGTTAGCACAAAGGAAAGACAAAGCGAAAGAAATTATCACAAAGGGATGCATAGAGTGttcgaaaaatgaagatatttGGTTGGAGGCAGTACGGTTGGAAGATAAACTAAGTGAAGTTAAAGTTATTTTGACGAAAGCTATTAAGGAAATACCCACATCCGTTAAGCTATGGTTGGAAGCGTATAGGAAGGAAAGTAACATAGATGATAAGAGAAAGGTATTGAGGAAAGCCATCGAGTGTATTCCCAATTCAGTTCGTCTTTGGAAGGAAGCCATATCTTTGGAGAGTGAAAagaatgcatatatattactaAAGAGAGCAGTGGAATGCATTCCACAGTGCATCGAGATGTGGATTGCCTTGGCTAGATTATGTCCCTATAGTGAAGCACAAAAGGTTTTAAATGAAgctaggaaaaaaataccaacTAGTGCAGAAATATGGATTAATGCATCTAAATTAGAAGAGAAACAAggtaataacaaaatggtagATATTATTATCAAAAGGTGTATTGAAAATTTGTCCTCTAAAAATGTCGTTTTTGAAAGAGATAAATGGTTAAAATTCGCAGAGGAGAGTGAGAAGTCTGAGTTTCCTTTAACGTGTGAGAGTATCATCAGGAATACCATGAATATAGGAGTGGAAAGTCTgaataaaaaacgaatataCAAACAGGATGCAGAAAATTGTATTAAGAACAAATCTATTCATACCGCTAGAGCGATTTATAATGAAGCactgaaaattttcaaaacgaAGAAGTCCTTATGGTTAGCTTTGGCCAATCTTGAACTAGCGTATGGGAACAAACAAAGTGTTGAAGAAGTGCTACAGAGAGCTGTGAAGAACTGCCCACACTCCAGTGTTCTATGGTTAATGTTCGCAAAGCAAAAGTGGCTAAATAACGAAATCGATAAAGCTAGGGAAATACTTGCAGAATCATTTATGCATAATCAAAATACTGAAGTGATTTCTTTGGCGGCTATAAAACTggagagagaaaataatgaattcGATAGGGCGAGATTTTTACTAAAGAAATCTAGGGTTCAATGTAACACTCCAAAAATATGGATGCAGTCTATCCAGCTGGAAAGACTACTCAGGAATTACAAGGATGCTAAGGGACTGGCACAGGAAGCGCTACAAATGCATAAGAGATTCGATAAACTGTACATGATTGCTGGGCAGATAGAACTAGAAATGATGCGAGCTGAGGTGGACTgccttggggggggagaagtaacAGGAGGAGCCATCCTCGAGAACGGAGTTGACACGGCGAGTTGTGCCCCCACCATTTTTAGCAGCAACCACAGCCGCAGTGGGAGCAACGCTAGAAGCGTTCCAAATGGAGCGCCCGACAAGGACCACCcacaggagggggagaagcagaaacagATGCAAAAACAGCTGCAGAAGCAGGAACAACCGCACAGTGGTAACGCGTGCAACCCGAGTGACCACTACACCAATGCGCAGAAAATATACGACGAGGGATTGAAGAACTGCCCCGCCTCCATTAACCTATGGCTATGTGCCATAGACCTCcaaatagagaaaaaaaattacacctCAGCTAGGGCGCTAgtagaaaaggcaaaaataaaaatcaaaaatatcCACGCGGCGAACAGTAACAACCACGTTTTaaagaataaagaaattattgaGAGTAACGAGTTTGCCTTTGAAGATGAGCTGAACAGGAATGGCGATGAGGACACAAAGAGTGGAACCAATGGAAATAACTTAGCCAATTCAAAGAATGATTTGAGTAAAAATGCTGCCATTAATGCATCTATCAGGGTCATCGAGAATTACGACCTACTGTGGATTAAACTGATAGAAATCGAGTCTCACTGTAATAGCAATAATGTCACTCCTGTCATTTCGGAGGCACTGAAAGAATGCCCATCTTCCGGTATCCTGTGGTCTAAGGCTAtcgaatttgaaaataaaaatctgcAAAATAGCAAATCTGTGACTGCTTTTAACAATTGTGGGAATAACGCCTACGTCATTTTAACCGTGGCGAAACTATTTTGGCAGCACTTCAAAACGCAGAAGGCGAGGAAATGGTTTTACCGTGTCATCAGCCTCAACCCACACTTCGGCGACGGATGGGCCACCTTCCTCGCCTTCGAAATCGACCAGCAGAACGAGGTCAACCAGAAGGACATAATCAACAAGTGCATCAAGGCGGAGCCCAACCGAG GCTACATGTGGAACAAAATCACCAAGCGAGTAGAAAACTGGAGGCTCAAGTACCCGCAGAAGCTCTACAAGTACATCAAGGAACTCTTCCCGGAAGtcttaaagaaaaaaattccggAGCAAATATGGAAAATCATGAGCGACGAGAACGTGGGCCTCCCGGTTTCGCCGTCCACCCCCAAGGTAGAAACGGTAGAGGTGGTAGAAGGGTTAGAAACGGTAGAAGCGACGGGCGAAGCCAAAGTTGGAGAAACAAACCAGACGGACCACACGGCGGAAGACAAAACGGACTCCgcccaaaaggggaaagccaagggcacagaaaaaaaaacaaataaacgtAAAGGCACGAATGAAGAGAACGAAGAACCTGAAAAGGCGAACCgacggaagaaaaaaaaatga
- a CDS encoding hypothetical protein (putative) translates to MVSSGGVSGNTKIARFSKSSILEKGTHVVNVKDDGSLKEYKWWNGLIKPKETFNAKKTKGFLIVKLFLYGYLNRISTYRSNKDNDLMHPYLKILLNNEEIYRTKVLHSSLNIWEEKIDIEIHYIKSKIEIQLYEMDETEGIVEDEYIGSAFIDVLYLQLSKKYDIIIKYINKVGHLMDLYHYKRKPHDEASKGNPKGSQTGEPTHNNGCTNSTNDASPPGRKKCPNDYNVRIFAKLVNKKNCNNFILQLNCISSLNYSYVHKNNEILDKELNINQLYDELKTIKGNVETIWLPFFSIIYNFASWKTPLYSESDKIKRSGQVGTWAKAGWTANTHSLAEQEGKKKNKKKNKPCNYWTQAKNLGGYCKPKGGELGLNDNTLREDGVSGCGSESSGSYSSCSSTDLSTDHSSGLSDSCGSGAESSALLSAEGERIGGGGGSKQAKGEKGASGEKDTKGEKGTNGAKGSNGANGAKGGTSEYSKNAGDSHSTKKNQGNKDPSQGGKKHKKDNGCMDSNTTNMSGDEAKGGKTKRRTNSSSCTGEGNTENDDMSSDINLTDEESSNNGSVENNLQVIKTFVSNIIDDEIINNVKYFHYLLFCFTRWSQILFFVLRRFGYFLVVITLLFCFLNIYFYPLVARFLRFSIFSSGFIFLTYNLKPTNILYRFFLCIQEYYFWGPSRRNVDIFSAPRGG, encoded by the exons AAGAGCTCAATTTTAGAGAAGGGGACACACGTGGTAAATGTAAAAGATGATGGGAGCTTGAAGGAGTACAAGTGGTGGAACGGGCTCATTAAGCCAAAGGAAACctttaatgcaaaaaaaacaaaggggtTCCTGATCGTGAAGTTATTCCTCTACGGATATTTAAACAGAATAAGTACTTACAGGTCGAATAAAGACAACGACCTAATGCACCCCTATTTAAAAATTCTCctaaataatgaagaaatcTACAGGACCAAAGTTTTACATAGTTCGTTAAACatatgggaagaaaaaatcgacaTCGAAATTCACTACATCAAAAGTAAAATAGAAATTCAGTTGTACGAAATGGATGAAACGGAGGGAATCGTTGAGGATGAATATATTGGCAGTGCCTTTATTGATGTTTTGTATCTACAGCTGTCTAAGAAGTatgatataattattaaGTACATTAACAAAGTGGGACACTTGATGGATCTTTATCATTATAAGAGGAAGCCACATGATGAGGCAAGCAAGGGAAATCCAAAAGGGAGCCAGACAGGGGAACCCACTCACAACAATGGATGTACCAACTCAACTAATGATGCTTCCCCACCTGGACGAAAGAAGTGCCCCAACGATTACAACGTTCGCATCTTTGCTAAACtagttaacaaaaaaaactgcaataattttattctgcAGTTAAACTGTATTTCGTCCCTTAACTACTCCTATGTTCACAAGAACAACGAAATATTGGACAAAGAATTAAACATAAATCAGTTGTATGATGAGTTAAAAACTATAAAAGGAAATGTCGAAACGATATGGTTGCCCTTCTtttcaattatatataaCTTTGCCTCATGGAAAACGCCATTatattct GAaagtgacaaaataaaacgaagtGGACAGGTTGGCACTTGGGCGAAGGCTGGTTGGACTGCGAATACTCACTCGTTGGCAGAACAggagggaaagaagaagaataaaaagaagaacaaaccATGTAACTACTGGACGCAGGCTAAGAACCTTGGTGGTTACTGCAAGCCGAAGGGAGGGGAATTAGGCTTAAATGATAACACCTTAAGGGAGGATGGCGTTTCGGGGTGTGGCTCTGAGAGCAGCGGTAGTTATAGTAGCTGCTCTTCGACTGACTTGAGTACGGACCATTCGAGTGGCCTTTCGGACTCCTGCGGGAGCGGCGCGGAGTCGAGTGCGCTTCTGAGCGCCGAGGGGGAGCGCATCGGTGGAGGAGGCGGCTCAAAGCAAgcgaaaggggagaaaggTGCGAGCGGGGAGAAAGATacgaaaggggagaaaggCACGAACGGTGCGAAAGGCTCGAACGGCGCGAACGGTGCGAAAGGCGGAACGAGTGAATACAGCAAAAACGCGGGCGACAGTCACAGCACGAAGAAAAACCAAGGCAATAAAGACCCTTCGCAAGGCGgaaagaaacataaaaaggacaATGGATGCATGGACAGCAACACAACCAACATGAGCGGAGATGAAgccaagggagggaaaacgAAGAGACGAACCAACAGCAGCAGCTGCACGGGGGAAGGCAACACGGAAAACGATGACATGAGTAGCGATATTAATCTAACGGATGAAGAAAGCAGCAACAACGGAAGCGTAGAAAATAACCTACAGGTTATAAAAACATTCGTTTCAAACATAATAGATgatgaaattattaacaacgtaaaatattttcactacctccttttctgtttcacGAGATGGTCacagattttattttttgtcctGAGAAGATTTGGCTACTTCCTGGTCGTTATTACAttacttttttgcttcttgaatatttatttctaccCCCTTGTGGCAAGGTTCCTTCGTTTTTCTATCTTCTCCAGtggctttatttttttgacctACAATTTGAAGCCcacaaatattttgtacaggTTTTTCCTCTGCATTCAGGAGTACTACTTTTGGGGACCCAGCCGCAGGAACGTAgacattttttctgctccCCGTGGGGGATGA
- a CDS encoding hypothetical protein (putative), translating to MSRKYYEKLLGEIQNQSKPVESKYGSYIMQKFGWAKGKGLGKLENGDVSIMKIRKYGEHGLGYEERQKEEDEKGGMWWENMYNNCAKKINQAGSKASLPTSEEKQERKNNENVKYSIFVKKSDTSLNSASDKCVSSNWDDQPSTHEKNSEKKKKKSATVEEGGQKEEGEQEQRETKEKMKGGCSNRPNGSEADSQVKPSEADPKWKIKTGNNALINKVAVISKATNRSKKKKKKKKWKKKNIWGKCSAECKAQADRTSVQSDPSSFEKGNIQKGKILNPG from the exons ATGTCGAGGAAGTACTACGAAAAGTTGCTCGGCGAAATAC AAAACCAGTCCAAACCCGTGGAGTCAAAATATGGATCCTACATTATGCAGAAATTTGGATGGGCCAA GGGAAAGGGCCTCGGGAAACTCGAAAATGGAGACGTGAGCATTATGAAAATAAGGAAGTACGGAGAGCACGGG CTAGGATATGAAGAAcggcaaaaggaagaagacgaGAAGGGAGGAATGTGGTGGGAAAACATGTACAATAATTGTGCcaagaaaataaatcagGCCGGCAGTAAGGCCTCCCTCCCCAcgagtgaagaaaaacaggaaaggaaaaataatgaaaatgtaaaatattccatttttgttaaaaagagTGACACTTCATTAAATTCAGCAAGTGATAAATGTGTGTCGTCCAACTGGGACGACCAACCATCTACCCATGAGAAAAATtctgaaaagaagaagaaaaagagtgCCACTGTAGAGGAGGGGGGgcagaaggaggagggggagcagGAGCAGAGGGAGACGAAGGAGAAGATGAAGGGGGGGTGTTCAAATCGTCCAAACGGCAGTGAAGCCGACAGTCAGGTAAAACCCAGTGAGGCTGacccaaaatggaaaataaaaaccggCAATAATGCGTTAATCAATAAGGTAGCTGTAATCAGTAAGGCAACGAATAGgtcgaaaaagaagaagaagaagaagaaatggaaaaagaaaaatatttggggGAAATGCAGTGCGGAGTGCAAAGCCCAAGCGGATCGCACCTCCGTACAGAGTGATCCTTCCTcgtttgaaaaaggaaatattcagaaagggaaaattttGAATCCAGGGTGA